A single window of Cryptococcus tetragattii IND107 chromosome 4 map unlocalized Ctg04, whole genome shotgun sequence DNA harbors:
- a CDS encoding tRNA N6-adenosine threonylcarbamoyltransferase, translating into MKQSPLHRPCGSTVVTVLSNVRHTYITPPGEGFLPSDTARHHREWVVRVIEQAVRKAGVRMGDLDCIAFTKGPGMGTPLQVGALVARTLSLLHNIPLVGVNHCVGHIEMGRQITSSHNPIVLYVSGGNTQVIAYSQQRYRIFGETLDIAIGNCLDRFARVIGLKNDPSPGYNIEKEAKKGKRLVQLPYGTKGMDVSLAGILHSVEAYTKDKRYRSWDQVNDLEENIITPYDLCFSLQETTFAMLVEITERAMAHVGAKDVLIVGGVGCNLRLQEMMGIMASERGGRVFATDESFCIDNGIMIAQAGLLAFRMGNTMPLEKTGVTQRYRTDAVHVVWRA; encoded by the exons ATGAAGCAGTCACCACTTCACAGACCAT GTGGATCTACTGTAGTCACGGTGCTCTCAAATGTCCGGCATACATACATCACTCCTCCTGGAGAAGGTTTCCTGCCATCAGATACCGCCAGACATCATAGAGAATGGGTCGTCCGAGTTATCGAGCAGGCAGTTCGAAAGGCCGGAGTCAGGATGGGCGATCTCGATTGCATTGCCTTTACCAAAG GCCCAGGCATGGGCACACCTCTCCAAGTGGGAGCTCTCGTTGCCCGTACACTCTCTCTACTTCACAACATCCCCCTAGTCGGCGTCAATCACTGTGTTGGCC ACATTGAAATGGGTCGCCAAATTACGTCTTCTCATAACCCCATTGTCCTATATGTTTCGGGCGGCAACACCCAAGTCATCGCCTACTCTCAACAACGCTATCGCATCTTCGGCGAGACATTAGATATAGCCATCGGGAACTGTCTAGATCGCTTTGCCAGAGTTATAGGTCTGAAAAACGATCCAAGCCCAGGATATAAcattgaaaaagaagcaaaaaa GGGCAAGCGTCTAGTCCAGCTTCCATACGGCACGAAGGGCATGGATGTATCTTTAGCAGGTATTTTGCACTCCGTTGAGGCCTATACAAAAGACAAACGCTACCGGTCTTGGGATCAAGTCAACGACCTCGAAGAAAATATAATTACGCCATACGATCTTTGTTTTTCTCTGCAAGAGACCACTTTTGCGATGCTAGTGGAGATAACTGAAAGAGCAATGGCCCATGTGGGAGCGAAGGATGTCTTgattgttggtggtgttggtT GTAATTTGAGATTacaggagatgatgggcaTCATGGCCAGTGAAAGGGGAGGACGCGTGTTTGCAACTGATGAGAG TTTCTGTATCGATAACGGAATAATGATTGCCCAAGCAGGATTACTGGCGTTCAGAATGGGGAATACCATGCCATTAGAAAAGACAGGTGTTACTCAGCGGTATCGGACAGACGCTGTCCACGTTGTTTGGCGAGCATGA